A genomic segment from Ptychodera flava strain L36383 chromosome 19, AS_Pfla_20210202, whole genome shotgun sequence encodes:
- the LOC139119050 gene encoding uncharacterized protein, whose protein sequence is MDGKRAGIPYILGAMGMVLIYTVYKNVIPPQQEYAFQGVPLPKELDSARSDLADDTTSPNAVQFEVSEAGVRRTLKERLTDVKVRLKNVKKLLEERKDELEISEDMMTLALKHKTSVDRLIQKFKEVLVTNRTFAMSVVGGSISVGAGVNGTPGIYATTLKYYMKKMLGSQVTVENGAIGATNSYYYGYCYETHCNVRVMDLLLWEFAHNDAGYPDGYLGQERLTRMILADLPNEPQLIYTNFIAGRQISRHTCVNSERYGSVLLSEYYDVPSISMPDAVCQQIKEFRADYLRSTIDESHPGPNSHDMVAVFLAELIKNALVETIEILEKDIAETSSIKQMVLKGGRPASKNWDNEELHQKYLPPVLFNTTAVTHPQCWTLMGSEHRPPERTLEPRQKVGWKKFILMKRDYRSDMKQLWRTAQPDAMIEFQINITPYRDLKSTIAITTITCERMKCGCAKVFLDDEYLTTIDCLHKFLITVVHEVAFNVLPGRHILKIVTIDKKGFNIASVSTAYEIPN, encoded by the coding sequence ATGGATGGTAAACGAGCGGGGATCCCCTATATACTTGGCGCTATGGGCATGGTCCTCATTTATACCGTTTACAAAAATGTTATCCCACCCCAACAAGAGTACGCATTTCAAGGCGTCCCTTTGCCGAAAGAACTGGACAGCGCGCGCTCTGACCTCGCAGACGACACAACGTCACCAAACGCTGTTCAATTCGAGGTTAGCGAAGCCGGGGTTCGGAGGACACTAAAGGAGAGATTGACCGATGTCAAGGTAAGGCTCAAGAATGTCAAGAAATTACTTGAAGAAAGGAAAGACGAACTTGAAATAAGTGAGGATATGATGACGTTAGCCTTGAAGCACAAAACGTCGGTCGACagattaatacaaaaattcaagGAAGTACTCGTGACAAACAGAACATTCGCTATGAGTGTTGTAGGTGGTTCCATATCTGTTGGTGCAGGGGTTAATGGTACTCCAGGAATATATGCCACAACGTTAAaatattatatgaaaaaaatgctaGGCTCGCAAGTGACTGTAGAAAACGGTGCCATTGGTGCAACGAACAGTTACTACTATGGCTATTGTTATGAAACACACTGCAATGTGCGTGTAATGGACCTACTTCTTTGGGAATTTGCTCACAATGATGCTGGATATCCAGATGGGTACTTAGGACAGGAAAGGTTGACGAGAATGATTCTGGCGGACTTACCCAATGAACCACAGTTGATTTACACTAACTTTATCGCTGGCCGACAGATAAGTCGTCACACTTGTGTTAATAGTGAGCGATACGGCAGCGTACTTCTCAGCGAGTACTACGACGTCCCGTCGATCAGCATGCCGGACGCCGTATGTCAACAAATCAAAGAATTCAGAGCCGACTACCTCCGTAGTACTATCGATGAAAGTCACCCTGGCCCGAATTCTCATGACATGGTCGCTGTGTTCCTGGCTGAGTTGATCAAAAACGCGTTAGTAGAAACGATAGAAATTTTAGAGAAAGACATAGCAGAAACTTCCTCTATCAAGCAAATGGTCTTAAAAGGCGGGAGACCCGCTTCTAAAAATTGGGACAACGAAGAACTGCATCAGAAATATCTCCCGCCTGTTCTCTTCAACACTACGGCCGTAACTCATCCACAGTGTTGGACTCTGATGGGATCGGAACACCGACCGCCTGAGAGGACTCTTGAGCCAAGACAAAAGGTCGGATGGAAAAAGTTTATCCTCATGAAAAGGGACTACCGCAGTGATATGAAACAACTGTGGCGCACAGCGCAACCCGATGCCATGATAGAGTTCCAGATTAATATCACTCCTTACAGAGACCTCAAGAGTACTATCGCCATCACGACGATCACATGTGAGAGAATGAAATGTGGGTGCGCCAAAGTGTTTCTGGATGACGAGTACTTGACAACGATTGACTGTCTACACAAGTTTTTAATTACTGTGGTTCACGAGGTGGCCTTTAACGTTCTGCCTGGTAGACATATCTTGAAAATCGTCACCATCGATAAGAAAGGTTTTAACATTGCCTCCGTGAGCACGGCATACGAAATTCCGAACTAA